The following coding sequences are from one Comamonas koreensis window:
- the istA gene encoding IS21 family transposase, whose amino-acid sequence MIDVAILSVIRRWALREQLSIREISRRTGLSRNTIRKYLRSDVAEPSYAKRVSSSKLDPFTAKLSAWLKTEATRSRKQRRTIKQMHLDLQSLGYQGSYNRVAAFARVWHKQHVLAQQTTGRGTFVPLVFGPGEAFQFDWSEDWAVLGGVRTKLQVAHFKLSHSRAFYVRAYPLQTHEMLFDAHNHAFAVLGGVPRRGIYDNMRTAVDRVGRGKERDVNARFAAMVSHFLFEAEFCNPASGWEKGQVEKNVRDARHRLWQIVPPLANLPALNTWLQERCLALWREIEHGKLPGSIADVWAQEQTSLMPAPRPFDGFVEHTKRVSPTCLIHFERNRYSVPAPYANRPVSLRVYADRLVVAAEGQIVCEHQRIIDRRHDGSGQTIYDWHHYLAVLQRKPGALRNGAPFVELPAAFKRLQSILLKHPGGDREMVEILALVLHHDEQAVLAAVELALEAGVPSKLHVLNVLHRLLDGTTAPAPVTSPQALQLSVEPQANVRRYDQLREVRHAS is encoded by the coding sequence GTGATAGACGTGGCAATCCTAAGTGTCATCCGCCGCTGGGCATTGCGTGAGCAGTTGTCCATCCGCGAGATCTCTCGCCGAACCGGCCTGTCTCGCAATACCATCCGCAAGTACCTGCGATCAGACGTAGCTGAGCCCAGTTATGCCAAGCGGGTCAGCTCTTCCAAGCTTGATCCGTTCACGGCCAAGCTCTCTGCTTGGCTCAAGACTGAGGCGACACGCTCTCGCAAGCAGCGCCGCACGATCAAGCAAATGCATCTGGACCTGCAGTCTTTGGGCTATCAGGGCTCCTACAACCGCGTGGCTGCTTTTGCTCGCGTTTGGCATAAACAGCACGTTCTGGCGCAGCAAACTACAGGTAGAGGCACCTTCGTTCCCCTTGTCTTCGGGCCTGGTGAGGCCTTCCAGTTTGACTGGAGTGAGGACTGGGCTGTGCTTGGCGGCGTGCGCACAAAGCTGCAGGTGGCGCACTTTAAGCTCAGCCACAGCCGTGCGTTTTACGTGCGAGCCTATCCTCTGCAAACGCACGAGATGCTGTTCGATGCGCATAACCATGCCTTCGCTGTTCTGGGCGGAGTGCCTCGCAGGGGCATCTACGACAACATGCGCACCGCAGTGGATCGTGTCGGACGCGGTAAGGAGCGGGACGTTAACGCACGCTTTGCTGCAATGGTCAGCCACTTCCTGTTTGAGGCTGAGTTCTGCAATCCTGCTTCGGGCTGGGAGAAGGGCCAGGTGGAGAAGAACGTACGAGACGCCCGCCACCGCCTATGGCAGATTGTTCCACCTCTTGCGAATCTACCTGCACTCAACACGTGGCTTCAAGAGCGCTGCCTTGCGCTATGGCGAGAGATTGAGCACGGCAAACTACCAGGCAGCATTGCCGATGTTTGGGCCCAAGAGCAAACTTCATTGATGCCTGCTCCACGGCCATTCGATGGATTTGTGGAGCACACCAAGCGCGTCTCGCCCACCTGCCTGATTCACTTTGAACGCAACCGCTACAGCGTTCCTGCGCCGTATGCCAATCGGCCTGTGAGTCTGCGCGTCTATGCAGATCGTCTAGTAGTTGCTGCCGAAGGTCAGATAGTCTGTGAGCACCAGCGCATCATTGATCGCCGCCACGATGGCTCTGGCCAAACCATCTACGACTGGCACCACTATCTGGCTGTGCTGCAGCGCAAGCCAGGCGCATTGCGCAATGGAGCTCCGTTCGTAGAGCTACCCGCTGCTTTCAAGCGGCTGCAATCTATTTTGCTTAAGCACCCTGGCGGTGACCGAGAGATGGTGGAGATCCTAGCTTTGGTTCTACACCACGATGAACAAGCGGTGCTTGCCGCAGTGGAGCTGGCCTTGGAAGCGGGTGTGCCCAGCAAGCTCCATGTACTGAATGTGCTGCACCGGTTGCTCGATGGAACCACCGCTCCAGCGCCTGTCACATCTCCACAAGCACTTCAGTTGTCGGTAGAGCCCCAGGCCAACGTGCGCCGCTATGACCAACTCAGAGAGGTACGCCATGCGTCATGA
- a CDS encoding DUF6794 domain-containing protein produces the protein MTPDIRSLLDEILSKLDAQNLESIRNLTEEQVPGFHFSLGLYIRNSFIYPKDSIFGQAALSLVGDADAISTIVLICLWHHLNDRPITHELLVEQLVKRIWILEEGEADTISAQLLGNKGDVNT, from the coding sequence ATGACACCAGATATTCGTTCATTGCTAGATGAAATTTTGTCGAAGCTAGATGCACAAAATCTTGAAAGCATCCGCAATTTGACTGAAGAACAAGTCCCAGGATTTCATTTTTCACTGGGCTTGTATATTCGAAATTCATTTATTTATCCAAAGGATTCCATCTTTGGTCAGGCTGCGCTTTCTCTGGTGGGTGATGCCGATGCAATAAGTACCATTGTCCTCATCTGCCTTTGGCACCACTTGAACGACAGGCCAATTACGCATGAACTGCTCGTCGAGCAATTGGTGAAACGAATCTGGATACTAGAAGAAGGTGAGGCAGATACGATTTCTGCACAGCTTCTGGGCAACAAAGGAGACGTAAATACCTAA
- a CDS encoding cysteine hydrolase family protein yields the protein MPALLLIDIQQSLCTGPNAAWDCTTLIAHINQVTAAARQASTPIIWVRHAEPGLEAGTPGWQLADGLRVASADLTLDKTTGDAFWKTDLLPMLQNLGVQELVIGGMHTEYCVDVTTRAALRHGYPVVLLEDAHTTCGNAAVTPQQVIAHHNITLSSTSSFGPRARLQTAQQWADSVSQA from the coding sequence ATGCCCGCCCTCCTCCTAATAGACATCCAACAATCCCTCTGCACCGGCCCCAACGCCGCATGGGATTGCACCACCCTGATCGCCCACATCAACCAGGTCACCGCCGCCGCACGCCAAGCCAGCACCCCCATCATCTGGGTGCGCCACGCCGAGCCTGGCCTGGAGGCCGGCACCCCAGGATGGCAGCTGGCCGATGGACTGCGGGTGGCCAGCGCCGACCTGACCCTGGACAAAACCACCGGCGATGCGTTCTGGAAAACCGACCTGCTGCCCATGCTGCAAAACCTGGGCGTGCAGGAGCTGGTGATTGGCGGGATGCACACGGAATACTGCGTGGATGTGACCACGCGCGCGGCGCTGCGCCATGGCTACCCGGTGGTGCTGCTGGAGGATGCGCACACCACTTGCGGCAATGCCGCCGTCACGCCGCAGCAGGTGATTGCGCACCACAACATCACCCTCAGCAGCACCAGCAGCTTTGGGCCGCGTGCGCGGCTGCAGACGGCGCAGCAGTGGGCGGACTCGGTCAGCCAGGCTTGA
- a CDS encoding YeeE/YedE family protein, whose amino-acid sequence MTDSSGGLGGAGTAAGQRAAGGISAYWQPVTAAVLLLALWPLQQVLLQRDGGRTLVFALAIGLALGVVLQRSRFCFYCHARDWLQRDDPRGILAIILALAVGVVGMTVVQSSWVPNPQAGQLPPDMHIGPVSWVLVLAGLAFGAGMLVSGSCISAHWYRLAEGSAASPFALLGTALGFALGFQTWNPLYSLAVADAPVVWLPQHLGYGGALLLQLGVLAAWAACVWQRHVQQRQRSLPLPAVPATAAPRSVTALWRSLWQGRWNYALGGLLVGLIATAAIVRMRPLGVTALLGSQVRGALQGQGWVPERLNGLDGFAGCATLPAATWATPNALVLLGLLAGAFIAAFASGQFRPRLPTGRDAGRGLLGGVLLGWGAMTGIGCTVGTLLSGGMAGALSGWVFGVAMLLVLWLGFRWQTWWASRA is encoded by the coding sequence ATGACTGATTCCAGTGGGGGTTTGGGAGGTGCGGGCACTGCTGCCGGGCAGCGCGCGGCCGGGGGCATCAGTGCTTATTGGCAGCCGGTGACGGCGGCGGTATTGCTGCTGGCGCTGTGGCCCTTGCAGCAGGTCTTGCTGCAGCGCGATGGCGGGCGCACCCTGGTGTTTGCGCTGGCCATTGGACTGGCGCTGGGGGTGGTGCTGCAGCGCTCGCGCTTTTGCTTTTACTGCCATGCGCGCGATTGGCTGCAGCGCGATGACCCGCGCGGGATTTTGGCGATCATTCTGGCGCTGGCCGTGGGCGTCGTGGGCATGACCGTGGTGCAAAGCAGCTGGGTGCCCAACCCGCAGGCGGGGCAGCTGCCGCCCGATATGCACATTGGCCCGGTGAGCTGGGTGCTGGTGCTGGCCGGCCTGGCCTTTGGTGCGGGCATGCTGGTGTCGGGCTCCTGCATCAGCGCGCATTGGTACCGGCTGGCAGAGGGGTCGGCCGCATCGCCATTTGCACTGCTGGGCACGGCGCTGGGTTTTGCGCTGGGCTTTCAGACCTGGAACCCGCTCTACAGCCTGGCGGTGGCCGATGCGCCCGTCGTCTGGCTGCCGCAGCACCTGGGCTATGGCGGCGCGCTGCTATTGCAGCTGGGGGTGCTGGCGGCTTGGGCCGCCTGTGTGTGGCAGCGCCATGTGCAGCAGCGCCAGCGCAGTTTGCCGCTGCCTGCAGTACCCGCAACGGCTGCGCCGCGCAGCGTGACTGCGCTGTGGCGCAGCCTGTGGCAAGGGCGCTGGAACTATGCCCTGGGCGGCCTGCTGGTCGGCCTGATCGCTACCGCCGCCATTGTGCGCATGCGGCCTTTAGGCGTGACGGCCTTGTTGGGCAGCCAGGTGCGCGGCGCGCTGCAAGGCCAGGGCTGGGTGCCTGAGCGGCTCAATGGCTTGGATGGCTTTGCCGGCTGCGCCACCTTGCCGGCAGCCACCTGGGCCACGCCCAATGCGCTGGTGCTGCTGGGCCTGCTGGCCGGCGCGTTTATCGCCGCCTTTGCCAGCGGCCAGTTCCGCCCGCGCCTGCCTACCGGGCGTGATGCGGGCCGGGGATTGCTCGGCGGTGTGCTGCTGGGCTGGGGTGCTATGACGGGTATTGGCTGCACCGTGGGCACCTTGTTGTCCGGCGGCATGGCGGGTGCGCTGAGCGGCTGGGTGTTTGGCGTGGCCATGCTGCTGGTGCTGTGGCTGGGGTTCCGGTGGCAGACCTGGTGGGCGAGCCGGGCTTGA
- a CDS encoding methylglyoxal synthase codes for MLLGLAANRLHHQNEDAALFSFLRACEQGIRELNIGFHAVGRTYDAIAAAEMLKGHKGMVRYPYGREGGLMKLVAEVVGMPGDNRVLDGAIYLIDPVDPSSIFPEALALKRQCVIHGKPFISTAASARDWVEMERIHAGLAPDRHADRLHDYGNQTLALIAHDAMKPAMLEFCERNFALLSRYRRRVGTGTTGQKLNELAWSKGWPADKPWVDRFNSGPLGGDAQIADLVLERRCQRAIFFEDPHVARQHEADIQLLERAVTTVTQEVVCMTSPAVAQRWCDAAVKRA; via the coding sequence ATGCTTTTAGGCCTTGCCGCCAACCGTTTGCACCACCAGAACGAAGATGCTGCGCTGTTCAGCTTTTTGCGCGCCTGCGAGCAGGGGATCCGGGAGCTGAACATCGGATTCCATGCGGTGGGCCGCACCTATGACGCGATTGCAGCGGCAGAAATGCTCAAAGGCCACAAGGGTATGGTGCGCTACCCCTATGGCCGCGAAGGCGGCCTGATGAAGCTGGTGGCCGAGGTCGTGGGCATGCCCGGTGACAACCGCGTGCTCGATGGCGCCATCTACCTGATCGATCCGGTGGACCCCTCGTCGATCTTCCCCGAGGCGCTGGCCTTGAAGCGCCAGTGCGTGATCCATGGCAAACCCTTTATCTCAACAGCAGCCAGTGCACGCGACTGGGTGGAGATGGAACGCATCCACGCCGGGCTGGCGCCCGACCGCCATGCCGACCGCCTGCACGACTATGGCAACCAAACCCTGGCGCTGATTGCGCATGATGCGATGAAGCCGGCGATGCTGGAGTTTTGCGAGCGCAATTTTGCGCTGCTCTCGCGCTACCGCCGCCGCGTGGGCACCGGCACCACCGGCCAAAAGCTCAACGAGCTGGCCTGGAGCAAGGGCTGGCCGGCTGACAAGCCCTGGGTGGACCGCTTCAACAGCGGCCCGCTGGGGGGTGACGCACAAATTGCCGACCTGGTGCTGGAGCGCCGCTGCCAGCGCGCGATCTTCTTTGAAGACCCGCATGTGGCCCGCCAGCATGAGGCCGATATCCAGCTGCTGGAGCGCGCGGTGACGACCGTCACCCAGGAGGTGGTGTGCATGACCTCGCCAGCGGTGGCTCAGCGCTGGTGCGATGCGGCCGTTAAGCGGGCGTAG
- a CDS encoding VOC family protein, with the protein MPTTTSLVDALDHLVLTVHSIPRSIAFYERVLGMEAQEFKPGRYALHFGRQKINLHEVGNVVDPNVKHATPGSADVCFLTRMPLADVIAHLQREQVAIVQGPVRATGAQATLQSLYFYDPDENLIEVANEVTDTVKAD; encoded by the coding sequence ATGCCTACCACCACCTCTCTGGTCGATGCCCTGGACCACCTGGTGCTCACCGTGCACAGCATCCCGCGCAGCATTGCCTTTTACGAGCGGGTGCTGGGCATGGAGGCCCAGGAGTTCAAGCCCGGCCGTTATGCACTGCACTTTGGCCGGCAAAAAATCAACCTGCACGAGGTCGGTAATGTCGTCGACCCGAACGTGAAGCATGCAACCCCTGGCTCTGCCGATGTCTGCTTTCTGACCCGCATGCCCTTGGCCGATGTCATCGCCCACCTGCAGCGCGAGCAGGTCGCCATCGTGCAGGGGCCGGTGCGCGCGACGGGTGCGCAGGCCACGCTGCAATCGCTGTATTTCTACGACCCCGATGAGAACCTGATCGAGGTCGCGAACGAGGTGACTGACACGGTAAAAGCAGACTAA
- a CDS encoding alkaline phosphatase D family protein has translation MTSHDPSARRRFLLSSSAIAGTGLLPGILRAQTAPAAITQDAARPMLLSGLQSGDVLAHSAIVWARASREARMRVEWSTTSHFAQSTLVRGPDLLPDTDGTGRVDLQGLPAGQDIFYRVLLDDLASSNTRSPAVLGHFRTPLASQGPATRPFRLVWSGDTVGQGFGINEDIGGMRIYDEMRKANPDVFLHSGDTIYADGPIAKTVALPDGSTWKNLVTPQVAKVAETLDEYRGRYRYNLMDRNVRALGSEVAQIWQWDDHEVTNNYSDSKSVANDKRYTEKNVQLLTARGRRAFMEYAPMRPFGAAEQQRVYRHLPQGPLADIFVLDMRSYRGPNSHNLQAAESAETDFLGRPQLDWLLAGLKASTATWKLIAADMPIGLFVPDGKDAQGRDQWEAIANGEHGVPKGRELEMARLLTGIKDAGIHNVVWLTADVHYTAAHHYSPERAQFKDFAPFWEFVSGPLNAGGFGPNEADQTFGLDVVFHKAPPKANSAPSEGYQFFGQLDIDHQSRALTVVLKDLNGAALYTKTLAPQQA, from the coding sequence ATGACTTCCCACGACCCTTCCGCCCGCCGCCGCTTTCTGCTCTCTTCCAGCGCCATTGCCGGCACGGGCCTGCTGCCCGGCATCCTGCGCGCGCAAACGGCCCCCGCCGCCATCACCCAGGATGCCGCGCGGCCGATGCTGCTGTCGGGCCTGCAAAGCGGTGATGTGCTGGCCCACAGCGCCATCGTCTGGGCGCGGGCCAGCCGCGAGGCGCGCATGCGCGTGGAATGGTCCACCACCAGCCACTTTGCCCAAAGCACGCTGGTGCGCGGGCCCGATCTGCTGCCCGATACCGATGGCACCGGCCGCGTCGATCTGCAGGGCCTGCCCGCCGGGCAGGACATCTTCTACCGCGTGCTGCTCGATGACCTGGCCAGCAGCAACACCCGCAGCCCGGCGGTGCTGGGGCACTTTCGCACCCCGCTGGCCAGCCAGGGCCCTGCCACCCGCCCTTTTCGCCTGGTGTGGAGCGGCGACACCGTCGGCCAGGGCTTTGGCATCAACGAGGACATCGGCGGCATGCGCATCTATGACGAGATGCGCAAAGCCAACCCCGATGTGTTTTTGCACAGCGGCGACACCATCTATGCCGATGGCCCCATCGCCAAGACCGTCGCGCTGCCCGATGGCAGCACCTGGAAGAACCTGGTCACGCCCCAGGTCGCCAAGGTGGCCGAGACGCTGGACGAGTACCGGGGCCGCTACCGCTACAACCTGATGGACCGCAACGTGCGCGCGCTGGGCAGCGAAGTCGCACAGATCTGGCAGTGGGACGACCATGAGGTGACCAACAACTACTCGGACAGCAAGAGCGTGGCCAACGACAAGCGCTATACCGAAAAGAATGTGCAGCTGCTCACGGCCCGGGGCCGCCGCGCCTTTATGGAATACGCGCCCATGCGCCCCTTTGGCGCGGCCGAGCAGCAGCGCGTCTACCGCCACCTGCCCCAAGGCCCGCTGGCCGATATCTTTGTGCTGGATATGCGCAGCTACCGTGGCCCCAACAGCCACAACCTGCAGGCCGCCGAAAGCGCCGAGACCGACTTCCTCGGCCGCCCCCAGCTCGACTGGCTGCTGGCGGGCCTCAAGGCCAGCACCGCCACCTGGAAGCTGATTGCCGCCGACATGCCCATCGGCCTGTTTGTGCCCGACGGCAAGGACGCCCAAGGCCGCGACCAGTGGGAGGCCATTGCCAATGGCGAGCACGGCGTGCCCAAGGGGCGCGAGCTGGAGATGGCGCGCCTGTTGACGGGCATCAAGGACGCGGGCATCCACAACGTGGTGTGGCTCACCGCCGATGTGCACTACACCGCCGCCCACCACTACAGCCCCGAGCGCGCGCAGTTCAAGGATTTCGCACCGTTCTGGGAATTTGTCTCCGGCCCCCTCAATGCCGGCGGCTTTGGCCCCAATGAGGCCGACCAGACCTTTGGCCTTGATGTCGTCTTTCACAAGGCGCCACCCAAGGCCAACTCCGCCCCCAGCGAGGGCTACCAGTTCTTTGGCCAGCTCGATATCGACCACCAAAGCCGCGCGCTGACCGTGGTGCTCAAGGACCTCAACGGCGCCGCGCTCTACACCAAGACGCTGGCGCCCCAGCAGGCCTGA
- a CDS encoding aspartate aminotransferase family protein — translation MSFVQIDDTTGSTQLRTDAAWLDAHWMPFTGNRNFKAKPRMIVSGQGAYYTDADGRKIFDGLSGLWCSGIGHGRKEVAEAIGKAALQLDYAPAFQFGHPASFALANKIKEHTPAGLDHVFFTGSGSEAADTSLKMVRAYWRLKGQAGKTVLVGREKGYHGVNYGGISVGGIAGNRKMFGQGIVADHLPHTQPPAGTFQKGMSDEGGRALADKLLDVIALHDASNIAAVIVEPFSGSAGVVIPPKGYLERIREICTQNGILLIFDEVITGFGRCGAWTGAEAFGVVPDIMNFAKQVTNGAQPLGGCVVTKEIYDTFMAAGGPEYMLEFAHGYTYSAHPVACAAGVAVMDILEKEDMPGRVKALAPYFENAVHSLKGAKHIADIRNYGLAAGFTIAALPGEPAKRPYEIAMKCWEKGFYVRYGGDTIQLAPPFISEKAEIDRLINALGDALAETN, via the coding sequence ATGAGCTTTGTGCAGATTGACGATACGACGGGCAGCACGCAGCTGCGCACCGATGCGGCCTGGCTGGACGCACACTGGATGCCCTTTACCGGCAACCGCAACTTCAAGGCCAAGCCGCGCATGATCGTCAGCGGCCAGGGCGCCTACTACACCGATGCCGATGGCCGCAAGATTTTTGACGGCCTCTCGGGCCTGTGGTGCTCGGGCATTGGCCATGGCCGCAAGGAAGTGGCCGAGGCGATTGGCAAGGCGGCGCTGCAGCTCGATTACGCACCGGCTTTCCAGTTTGGCCACCCCGCCTCGTTTGCGCTGGCCAACAAGATCAAGGAACACACTCCAGCAGGCCTGGACCATGTGTTCTTCACCGGCTCGGGCTCGGAAGCGGCCGACACTTCGCTCAAGATGGTGCGCGCCTACTGGCGCTTGAAGGGCCAGGCCGGCAAGACGGTGCTGGTGGGCCGCGAGAAGGGCTACCACGGCGTGAACTACGGCGGCATCTCGGTGGGCGGCATTGCCGGCAACCGCAAGATGTTTGGCCAGGGCATTGTGGCCGACCACCTGCCCCACACCCAGCCACCGGCCGGCACCTTCCAGAAGGGCATGTCCGATGAAGGCGGCCGCGCGCTGGCCGACAAGCTGCTCGATGTGATCGCGCTGCATGACGCCAGCAATATCGCGGCGGTGATCGTCGAGCCGTTCTCGGGCTCGGCCGGCGTGGTGATCCCGCCCAAGGGCTACCTGGAGCGCATCCGCGAGATCTGCACGCAAAACGGCATTCTGCTGATTTTTGATGAGGTCATCACCGGCTTTGGCCGCTGCGGTGCCTGGACCGGTGCCGAAGCCTTTGGCGTGGTGCCCGACATCATGAACTTTGCCAAGCAGGTGACCAATGGCGCCCAGCCGCTGGGCGGCTGCGTGGTGACCAAGGAAATCTACGACACCTTCATGGCCGCAGGCGGCCCCGAGTACATGCTGGAGTTTGCCCACGGCTACACCTACTCGGCCCACCCGGTGGCCTGCGCGGCCGGTGTGGCTGTTATGGACATACTGGAAAAAGAAGACATGCCCGGCCGCGTCAAGGCGCTGGCGCCGTACTTTGAAAACGCTGTGCACAGCTTGAAGGGCGCCAAGCACATCGCCGACATCCGCAACTATGGCCTGGCTGCTGGCTTTACGATTGCCGCGCTGCCCGGCGAGCCGGCCAAGCGCCCCTATGAGATCGCAATGAAGTGCTGGGAAAAAGGCTTCTACGTGCGCTATGGTGGCGACACCATCCAGCTGGCGCCGCCCTTCATCAGCGAAAAGGCCGAGATCGACCGCCTGATCAACGCGCTGGGCGACGCGCTGGCTGAAACCAACTGA
- a CDS encoding CoA-acylating methylmalonate-semialdehyde dehydrogenase, with protein MNHDKNVTATVGHLIDGKIVHDGGRTQPVFNPATGQSTVSVELASKATVEAAIASGEKAFPAWRNTPPLKRARIMGQLKVLLEQNADKIAAMITAEHGKVLADAHGELQRGIENVEFASYAPELLKGEHSRNVGPNIDSWSEFQALGVTAGITPFNFPAMVPLWMWPMAVACGNTFVLKPSERDPTSALFIAQLAQEAGLPPGVLNVVNGDKEAVDTLLHDPRVKAVSFVGSTPIAEYIYGEGCKSGKRVQALGGAKNHAVVMPDADISNAVTAMMGAAYGSCGERCMAVPLVVAVGDEVAEQMIAGLSAEIAKMKVGPGTDNGNDMGPLITKPHFEKVKAYVDSGVQEGAKLLIDGRSLQVAGHEEGYFLGPCLFDNVRPGMKIYQEEIFGPVLGIVRVKTLQEAMDLINAHEYGNGTCIFTRDGEAARYFSDHILVGMVGINVPLPVPVAYHSFGGWKRSLFGDLHAYGPDAVRFYTKRKTITQRWPSAGVRDGAVFSFPSSR; from the coding sequence ATGAACCACGACAAGAATGTGACGGCCACGGTAGGCCATTTGATCGACGGCAAGATCGTGCACGATGGCGGCCGCACGCAGCCGGTGTTCAACCCGGCGACGGGCCAATCGACGGTGAGCGTGGAGCTGGCCAGCAAGGCCACGGTGGAGGCAGCGATTGCCTCTGGCGAAAAGGCCTTCCCCGCCTGGCGCAATACGCCGCCGCTCAAGCGCGCGCGCATCATGGGCCAGCTCAAGGTGCTGCTGGAGCAGAACGCCGACAAGATCGCAGCGATGATCACCGCCGAGCACGGGAAGGTGCTGGCCGATGCGCATGGCGAGCTGCAACGCGGTATCGAGAACGTCGAGTTCGCCAGCTACGCGCCCGAGCTGCTCAAGGGCGAGCACAGCCGCAATGTGGGCCCCAATATCGACAGCTGGAGCGAGTTCCAGGCGCTGGGTGTGACGGCAGGCATCACGCCCTTCAACTTCCCCGCGATGGTGCCTTTGTGGATGTGGCCCATGGCCGTGGCCTGCGGCAATACCTTTGTGCTCAAGCCCTCCGAGCGCGATCCGACCAGCGCACTCTTCATTGCCCAGCTGGCGCAGGAGGCCGGCCTGCCACCGGGCGTGCTCAACGTCGTCAATGGTGACAAGGAAGCGGTCGACACCCTGCTGCATGACCCGCGCGTCAAGGCGGTGAGCTTTGTCGGATCGACCCCGATTGCCGAGTACATCTATGGCGAAGGCTGCAAGAGCGGCAAGCGCGTGCAGGCGCTGGGCGGTGCCAAGAACCATGCGGTGGTGATGCCCGATGCCGACATCAGCAACGCCGTGACCGCGATGATGGGCGCCGCCTACGGCAGCTGCGGCGAGCGCTGCATGGCCGTGCCGCTGGTGGTGGCCGTGGGCGACGAGGTGGCCGAGCAGATGATTGCCGGCCTGAGCGCCGAGATCGCCAAGATGAAGGTGGGCCCGGGCACCGACAACGGCAATGACATGGGTCCGCTGATCACCAAGCCGCATTTCGAGAAGGTCAAGGCCTATGTGGACAGCGGTGTGCAAGAGGGCGCCAAGCTGCTGATCGACGGGCGCAGCCTGCAGGTGGCAGGTCACGAGGAAGGCTACTTCCTGGGCCCCTGCCTGTTCGACAACGTGCGCCCCGGCATGAAGATCTACCAGGAAGAGATCTTTGGCCCGGTGCTGGGCATTGTGCGGGTCAAGACCTTGCAGGAGGCGATGGACCTGATCAACGCGCACGAGTACGGCAACGGCACCTGCATCTTCACCCGCGATGGGGAAGCGGCCCGCTACTTCAGCGACCACATTCTGGTGGGCATGGTCGGCATCAATGTGCCGCTGCCGGTACCTGTGGCCTACCACTCGTTTGGCGGCTGGAAGCGCAGCCTGTTTGGTGACCTGCACGCCTACGGGCCTGACGCCGTGCGCTTCTACACCAAGCGCAAGACCATCACCCAGCGCTGGCCCAGCGCCGGTGTGCGCGACGGCGCGGTGTTCAGCTTCCCCAGCAGCCGCTAA
- a CDS encoding IclR family transcriptional regulator, whose product MRTSTAHRRSSDTAASAEAAARSTSPSTPPAHPSVAALSEPASDSLFNLSLAKGLQVLCAFNAAHRSMTLAEIAQAAGMTKASAQRSVHTLQALGYIGKHPSTRRFVLLPRVVELGFNYLEAHPMISAAHTYLAQLARQSGETATLSEPAGTHMVYLAQVLTTQHIPVLTPVGTQVPLYASSCGRAYLSQLPAPEARALLQQAPMPARTRATLTTVDAVMERLALCQQTGYATNCEELFLGDMGIAAPVFNARGVVVGAIHLAPPTSRWNMADAQQALAPLVIECARAVSQLLPAD is encoded by the coding sequence ATGCGCACCAGCACCGCCCACCGCCGATCGTCGGACACCGCCGCTTCAGCCGAAGCCGCAGCCCGCAGCACCTCCCCCAGCACGCCACCGGCACACCCATCGGTGGCGGCTTTGTCTGAGCCCGCCTCCGACAGCCTGTTCAACCTCTCGCTGGCCAAGGGCCTGCAGGTGCTGTGTGCCTTCAATGCCGCGCACCGCAGCATGACCCTGGCCGAGATTGCGCAGGCTGCCGGCATGACCAAGGCCTCAGCCCAGCGCTCGGTGCATACCTTGCAGGCGCTGGGCTATATCGGCAAGCACCCGAGCACGCGGCGCTTTGTGCTGCTGCCGCGGGTGGTGGAGCTGGGCTTCAACTACCTGGAGGCGCACCCGATGATCAGCGCCGCCCACACCTATCTGGCGCAGCTGGCGCGGCAAAGCGGCGAGACGGCGACCCTGTCGGAGCCGGCGGGCACGCACATGGTCTACCTGGCCCAGGTGCTGACGACGCAGCACATCCCCGTGCTGACACCGGTGGGCACCCAGGTGCCGCTGTATGCCAGCAGCTGCGGGCGCGCCTACCTGAGCCAGCTGCCTGCGCCAGAGGCGCGCGCACTGCTGCAGCAGGCCCCGATGCCCGCGCGCACCCGCGCCACCTTGACGACGGTGGATGCCGTCATGGAGCGCCTGGCGCTGTGCCAGCAAACGGGCTATGCCACCAACTGCGAAGAGCTGTTTCTGGGCGACATGGGCATTGCCGCGCCGGTCTTCAATGCACGCGGCGTGGTCGTGGGTGCCATCCACCTGGCGCCGCCCACCAGCCGCTGGAACATGGCCGATGCCCAGCAGGCGCTGGCGCCGCTGGTGATTGAATGCGCGCGGGCAGTGTCGCAGCTATTGCCGGCTGACTAA